One segment of Candidatus Nitrospira nitrosa DNA contains the following:
- a CDS encoding RluA family pseudouridine synthase, whose amino-acid sequence MITEFHITAGEQPKRLDIFLVGRERDASRSSLQRLIELGRIRVNDQVVKPSHKIKPGDRITMDVPKPEPLSMKGEAIPLEVLFEDDSLLVLDKPPGIVVHPAPGNWSGTLVNALLHHFQTSGGTISTIGGKERPGLVHRLDKETSGVMVITKTDTAHRALAAQFKLHTITRVYEALVWGVPKKGRGLIDLAIGRDSKDRKKFSSRTTSPKESVTEYVVTRRYGKVAAHVLLYPQTGRTHQLRVHLTSLGHPILGDRTYGGNRVMVLADIEIPRVMLHARTLGFTHPTSAAREEFTRPFPADMERVIHALEHLNATGDRMPTGTTTIGTAEEERC is encoded by the coding sequence ATGATCACGGAATTTCACATCACAGCCGGAGAGCAGCCTAAGCGGTTGGATATCTTTCTCGTTGGTCGAGAGCGAGATGCCTCCCGGTCTTCGTTGCAGCGGTTGATAGAATTGGGCCGTATCCGGGTCAATGACCAGGTAGTGAAACCCAGCCACAAAATTAAACCAGGCGACCGGATCACGATGGATGTTCCGAAGCCGGAACCGCTCTCCATGAAAGGAGAAGCGATCCCGCTCGAGGTCTTGTTTGAGGATGATTCTCTGCTGGTCTTAGACAAGCCACCCGGTATCGTGGTCCATCCGGCGCCGGGTAATTGGAGCGGGACGCTGGTGAACGCCCTGTTGCATCATTTCCAAACGTCCGGCGGGACTATTTCAACAATCGGTGGGAAGGAACGTCCGGGGCTGGTTCATCGTTTGGATAAGGAAACCTCCGGTGTCATGGTGATTACCAAGACCGATACCGCACATCGGGCTCTTGCTGCCCAGTTCAAACTCCACACGATCACCAGAGTCTATGAAGCACTGGTCTGGGGAGTACCCAAAAAAGGGCGAGGGTTGATTGATCTCGCCATTGGGCGAGATAGTAAAGACCGAAAGAAGTTCTCCTCAAGAACGACAAGTCCCAAGGAGTCTGTGACCGAATATGTGGTGACCCGACGGTATGGTAAAGTAGCCGCACATGTCTTGCTCTATCCGCAAACCGGACGAACGCACCAGTTGCGGGTGCATCTCACCTCATTGGGCCATCCCATTCTGGGCGATCGCACCTATGGCGGCAACAGGGTGATGGTTCTTGCGGATATCGAGATCCCACGTGTGATGCTTCATGCTAGGACATTAGGGTTTACGCATCCAACGTCAGCCGCGAGAGAGGAATTCACGAGGCCGTTCCCTGCGGATATGGAGCGCGTCATTCATGCACTCGAGCACCTGAATGCGACGGGGGATCGGATGCCCACTGGTACAACGACGATAGGAACAGCCGAGGAGGAGCGATGCTGA
- a CDS encoding GNAT family N-acetyltransferase, which produces MPSTLKPAVSYSHHELPEASQLLGLFRQAPWAKDRSLDDAKEMLQRTDLTICAWEGKRLIGFGRVLTDFIYRATIWDVIVDRAYQGQGIGTEIVKRILDHPQLQRVELFWLCTRRPGFYERLGFSSKEQTGMVWNRSKNSRRE; this is translated from the coding sequence ATGCCTTCAACCCTCAAGCCTGCTGTCAGCTATTCTCATCATGAACTTCCTGAAGCCTCGCAGCTCCTAGGACTCTTTCGGCAGGCTCCATGGGCGAAAGACCGCTCACTGGATGATGCCAAAGAAATGCTCCAGCGTACAGATCTCACCATCTGTGCATGGGAGGGCAAGCGGCTGATCGGATTTGGGCGCGTCCTCACTGATTTTATCTACCGTGCGACCATCTGGGACGTGATCGTCGATCGGGCCTATCAAGGGCAGGGTATTGGCACCGAGATCGTCAAGAGGATTCTCGACCACCCACAATTGCAACGGGTTGAGCTTTTTTGGCTCTGTACCAGGCGTCCTGGTTTTTATGAGCGGCTTGGCTTCAGTTCCAAGGAACAGACAGGGATGGTCTGGAATCGGAGCAAGAATAGCCGACGTGAGTAG
- a CDS encoding outer membrane beta-barrel protein, whose amino-acid sequence MRQQRCKGFAAGMLFSVLVSAFPFSTLTSAQEFGGIEPSRWIVGFRAGFSPLTQQLSEGTSTSIGPLVNFQAMYSLNTWFLVGMMLEWERHGVSVEQPDADLGQQDTVSVLPTFEIRPGRSGPLSPYVNMSFGVNVNSFGEDTTLRISPSNTFAWRLGWGTDYQLNERFALNLELAYKRNDGHTTGTGGRNNDWNASSFGFLFGGKMFF is encoded by the coding sequence ATGCGCCAACAACGGTGCAAGGGATTCGCGGCTGGCATGCTGTTTTCTGTGCTTGTCTCGGCCTTCCCCTTTTCAACTCTCACATCTGCACAAGAGTTCGGAGGGATTGAACCTAGCAGGTGGATAGTTGGATTTCGAGCCGGATTTTCGCCACTGACCCAACAGCTGTCGGAAGGGACGTCTACTTCGATTGGTCCGCTGGTAAATTTCCAAGCAATGTACAGCCTCAATACGTGGTTCTTGGTGGGGATGATGCTCGAGTGGGAACGCCATGGGGTGAGTGTGGAACAACCAGACGCAGACCTTGGACAGCAGGATACGGTATCGGTCCTACCGACGTTCGAAATACGTCCAGGCAGATCAGGCCCACTCAGCCCCTATGTGAATATGAGTTTTGGTGTGAACGTCAACAGCTTTGGTGAGGATACCACCCTTCGGATCAGCCCGAGTAATACCTTCGCCTGGCGATTAGGATGGGGGACTGATTATCAGCTCAACGAACGGTTCGCCCTCAATCTGGAGTTGGCCTATAAGCGTAACGACGGGCATACGACCGGCACTGGTGGCCGGAACAACGACTGGAACGCCTCTTCGTTCGGTTTCTTATTTGGTGGAAAGATGTTCTTTTGA
- a CDS encoding metal ABC transporter permease, which yields MQRSLLAAAMVGGLCSVIGVFVVLRGLAFVGAGTSHAAFAGVALGYLMGWPPLLLAILFGLATVWITGWVEERGRMKLDVSIGILYTTTMALGILFIGLMKTYNAEVYGYLFGSVLSVTPEELRIIGALSVLVLSLLLLFAKELYFIAFDQEMAEASGVPARQMFFLLLTLVALTVVVSLKTVGAILVFAMILIPASTAYQLTHSLRTLTVYSALIGITTSVCGVLISAIWDIPSGPAIVLLATAIFFTAILLSPKRVKRTGVVHTH from the coding sequence ATGCAACGCTCTCTCCTCGCCGCGGCGATGGTGGGCGGGCTCTGCTCTGTGATCGGCGTGTTTGTTGTCCTACGGGGACTAGCCTTCGTTGGTGCAGGAACGTCCCACGCTGCCTTTGCAGGCGTCGCACTCGGCTATTTGATGGGATGGCCGCCTCTGTTGCTGGCTATTCTATTTGGTCTGGCTACGGTCTGGATTACGGGCTGGGTTGAAGAGCGCGGCAGGATGAAGCTGGACGTCTCGATCGGCATTCTCTATACCACCACCATGGCACTGGGCATCCTCTTTATTGGACTGATGAAGACCTACAATGCCGAGGTATACGGCTATCTCTTCGGCAGCGTGCTTTCGGTCACGCCTGAGGAGCTCCGTATTATCGGGGCATTGAGTGTGCTGGTGTTGAGCCTGCTGCTCTTGTTTGCCAAAGAACTCTATTTCATCGCGTTCGATCAAGAAATGGCTGAAGCATCCGGAGTTCCGGCTCGACAAATGTTTTTTCTATTACTGACCCTCGTTGCACTTACCGTTGTGGTCTCACTCAAGACCGTGGGGGCCATTCTCGTCTTTGCCATGATTCTGATTCCGGCTTCGACCGCCTATCAACTCACCCATAGCCTGAGAACCTTGACCGTGTATTCGGCACTCATCGGAATTACGACCTCGGTATGTGGAGTCTTGATTTCCGCCATCTGGGACATCCCCTCTGGGCCGGCGATTGTGTTGTTAGCGACCGCGATATTTTTTACTGCGATCCTGCTCTCTCCCAAGCGCGTAAAACGTACTGGAGTTGTTCACACTCATTAG
- a CDS encoding metal ABC transporter ATP-binding protein: MSPEGTRESVSTGRSPIIRFDHASFGFPGLIALKDITLPIYDGEFVGVIGPNGSGKTTLCRAVLGLLPPVEGHLHIFDCACSELRCHHRARIGYLPQKGVVDRNFPVTVLETVMMGRYGALGLLKRPGKKDRQIAMEALTQVGMESHKDTALGHLSGGQQQRVFIARALAQQPKVLILDEPTTGLDIAMQHNVIELVQHLHDDLKLTVLLITHDINMIRSRVDRLVLLKTKLYAAGPPADVLQPEILHQVYGKELVITEKDLVIVEDYHHHH; encoded by the coding sequence ATGTCTCCGGAAGGAACAAGGGAATCCGTCTCCACAGGTCGCAGTCCGATCATCCGTTTTGATCATGCGTCCTTTGGTTTCCCCGGGCTTATTGCGCTCAAGGATATCACCCTGCCGATCTATGACGGCGAGTTCGTCGGTGTGATTGGTCCAAACGGATCAGGTAAAACGACACTCTGCCGTGCCGTCCTAGGATTGCTTCCTCCGGTAGAAGGTCACCTTCATATTTTTGATTGTGCCTGCAGTGAACTCCGCTGTCACCATCGAGCCCGGATCGGGTACCTCCCGCAAAAAGGCGTGGTCGATCGCAACTTTCCGGTGACGGTCCTCGAGACAGTCATGATGGGGCGTTATGGCGCGCTCGGGCTACTGAAGCGGCCAGGGAAGAAGGACCGCCAGATCGCGATGGAGGCCCTCACCCAGGTTGGAATGGAGTCGCACAAAGATACAGCGCTTGGACATCTATCCGGCGGGCAACAACAACGAGTCTTTATCGCCAGAGCGTTGGCACAGCAGCCCAAAGTCCTGATCCTTGATGAACCCACCACTGGACTGGATATCGCCATGCAACACAACGTCATCGAGCTCGTCCAGCACCTTCATGACGACCTCAAACTGACCGTGCTGTTGATTACCCATGACATCAATATGATCCGTTCTCGAGTAGATCGATTGGTCCTTCTTAAGACCAAGCTCTACGCCGCCGGTCCTCCAGCCGATGTCCTCCAGCCGGAAATCCTTCACCAGGTGTATGGGAAAGAGCTTGTTATCACTGAAAAGGACCTCGTGATCGTCGAAGATTACCATCATCACCACTAA
- a CDS encoding metal ABC transporter substrate-binding protein, with the protein MRFPLLALTLSSLFFTAAAEAREPIPIVVTIPVLKDLTEQVGGPWVEVKSLLSGYENEHTYSPKPSDLIAVRKAKLLFEVGLGLEVWVGSLVRNAGSAKLRVVTTSQGVVLLQDSGDAHDDMHHGAHTDESPGNPHIWLDPMNVAIMLGHITRALSEIDPVHTADFQAKQETYLQQLEQVQQQLMTRTQRLSDRRFIAHHPAWPYLAKRFGLEIVDTIHTQSGTEASALHLQHLIAKIKSQHIRVIASEIQLSQRLPELLARDTKARVVVLTTMPGGIPGTDSYLDMLRYNVLQLVDALEST; encoded by the coding sequence ATGAGGTTTCCACTCCTGGCCCTTACCCTATCGTCTCTCTTCTTCACGGCGGCCGCAGAAGCTCGTGAACCGATCCCTATTGTCGTCACCATTCCAGTTTTAAAAGACCTGACCGAGCAGGTTGGTGGGCCATGGGTAGAGGTGAAGTCTTTGCTGAGCGGCTACGAGAACGAGCATACCTACTCCCCGAAGCCCAGTGATCTGATTGCAGTACGGAAGGCTAAGCTGTTATTCGAAGTCGGCCTTGGCCTCGAGGTCTGGGTGGGATCATTGGTGAGAAATGCCGGGAGTGCCAAATTGCGTGTGGTCACAACCTCCCAAGGCGTAGTGCTGCTCCAAGATAGTGGGGATGCCCATGACGACATGCACCACGGTGCACATACGGACGAGTCTCCGGGAAACCCCCATATTTGGCTGGACCCCATGAATGTCGCCATCATGCTGGGCCACATTACCCGTGCGCTCAGCGAGATCGATCCGGTCCACACGGCTGACTTTCAGGCTAAGCAAGAGACATATCTGCAACAGCTCGAGCAAGTACAGCAACAGCTGATGACTCGTACTCAACGCCTTTCGGATCGGCGTTTCATCGCCCATCATCCGGCTTGGCCATACTTGGCCAAGCGATTTGGCCTTGAGATCGTCGACACAATCCATACCCAGTCAGGCACAGAGGCCTCCGCCCTTCACCTTCAGCATTTGATCGCAAAAATCAAGAGCCAGCACATTCGAGTGATCGCCTCAGAAATCCAGTTGAGCCAACGCCTCCCGGAGCTACTGGCACGGGATACGAAAGCACGTGTCGTTGTGCTGACCACCATGCCGGGTGGAATTCCGGGAACTGACAGTTACCTCGACATGCTTCGTTACAATGTGCTCCAATTGGTTGACGCATTGGAGTCCACCTAG